CAGGAGATTGGAAGGGCTCAGGGCGGTGGCGATGATTCAGTGTGTCGGCTCCCGGGACGAGCAACATCCCTACTGCAGCCGGATCTGCTGTGGCCAGGCCGTCAAGAATGCCTTGAAGCTGAAGCGGATGAACCCAGACCTCTTGGTTGTCGTCCTCTATCGCGATGTGAGGACGTACGGCTTTTACGAGACCTCTTATGAGGAGGCAAGAAACCAGGGGGTGATCTTTGTCCGATATGAGCCGGACAACAAGCCCCGGGTGGCCTGTGTTGATGATGCCTTGGAGATTCGATTCGACGATCCTGTCGCAGGCGAGCAGATCCGCCTCGAGATCGACCTTCTGGTTCTGAGTGTGGGAATCGAGGCAAATGACAATCGTAGACTTGCCGAAAAGGTCGGCGTCGAGCTCGATGCCGACGGTTTCTTCAAAGAGGTCAACTCGAAGAGCGCTCCCCTCGACTCGGTGGACCGTGGGAAGTTTTTCTGTGGCCTGTGCCTTGCCCCCTGTTCGATCGAGGACTCAATCGTTCAGGGCAGGGGGGCTGCCATGCGGGCAGCGGTCCTTTTGGCAAACAGGAGGGTGGAATACAAGCCCTATCCAGCCTACGTGATTGAGCGGCTCTGTTCGGGGTGCGGCCTTTGTATCACTACCTGCCCCTATGGGGCAAGGGTTTTGGATGAGGAGACCTGGAAAGCCCGGGTCCTTGAAGATCTGTGCCAGGGATGCGGGAATTGCGTTGTTGCCTGTCGCAACGGAGCCTCCCAGCAGTTGAACTACGAGAAGGTTGGAGTCCTTGCGACACTCGACGCGGCAATAGAGTGAGAGAGGCTCTTCGGTTTGCAACCGGTGAGACAGACGAGCCCGGATGGTCTTGGCTGGAGGACGGATACCGGAAGATCCCCGCTGAGAGATGAGGACGGAAAAACCCGGAGGATTTGCCCATGAGCGAGTTTGAACCGCGAATCGTGGCTTTTCTCTGCCACTGGTGTACCTATACAGGGGCCGACCTGGCAGGGACGACCCGGCAGCAGTACCCCCCGAATATTAGAATTATCCATCTCATGTGTTCCGGCGCAGTGGATACCATCTATGTGCTGAAGGCCCTTATTGATGGAGCTGACGGAGTCTTGATCGGGGGATGCCACCCCGGCGATTGCCATTATCAGACGGGGAATTACAAGGCAAGGAGGAGAGTGGCGATTCTTAAGAACATTCTGTCTCAACTCGGATACGATCCCGAACGGATCTGGCTTCGCTGGATCAGTGCAAGCGAGGGGAAGCTCTTTGCCGATACCGTGACACAGATGGTTGAGGAACTGAAACAGAAAGGACCCAACCCGATCAAGAAGATGTGGGCCCTGTAATGCACGAGGAGAATCCATGAAGGCTGCAATCCTGAGCGTTGAAAACGGCGACCCCTTGGCCGCCCTGAGAGGTTTCTTGCGGCGTCTCCTTGAAACGAGAATGGTCGGAATGATTCTCGTTCCAAAGGCGCTTCCGTCCGGGGCGGGATTCGTCCAGACCCTCATCAGAGACCCGGCGATGCTCGACGATGTTCACCCTGTGGCACCGACCATGCCTGTCCAATCAGCAAGGATCCTTTCCGGTCTGACGGTGGGCGACCCCGGCGAGCGGATCGGAGCGGTACTGAAACCGTGCGAACTGCGTGCCGCTGTCGAACTCACCAAGTTCCTTCAGGTGAAACTCGACCATCTGGTCACCATCGGGGTGGATTGTCCGGGAACCTATGAGGTCGAGGATTACGCCAGGGTGGCCGGGGAGAAGGGGGCTGGTGACTCTCTGTGGGAAGGCATGGTCAGGGGGGTCAAGACCGGCCGGCTTGACGGGCAGGAAGAGGAAGGGATAGCCCTTCGCCTTGCCTGTCGGATTTGCGAGAACCCTGTCCCTGTAAATGCCGACATCACTTTCGGGTTTTTTGGCCATGACCCGAGCAGGGAGATCGAGGTGATCGTCGGCGAGCGGGTGGTAGGGGAGTTTGAGGAGAGAGGCATTATCGGTCTCTCCTCCGAGGAGTCGAGTGAAAGGGGGCAGGTGATCTCCCAGTTGAAGGAGGAGCGGATCAGGAAGAGGGACGAGGTGTTCGGTAGGTTCAGGCAGCAAACCACCGATCTTCAGGCTCTGATGAGTACTTTTTCCACGTGTGTCCGGTGCCACAACTGCATGGTTGCCTGCCCGATCTGTTACTGCAAGGAATGCGTGTTCCGGACGCCGACTTTTGAGCACCAATCAAACCAGTTCGTCCGATGGGCAGACCGGAAGGGGGGCATCCAGATGCCCACTGACACGCTCATCTTTCATCTGACCAGGTTGGCTCACATGGCCACATCCTGTATCGGCTGTGGGCTGTGTGACAGCGCGTGCCCCAGCGGGTTGCCTGTAATGACCCTTTTTAGGACCGTAGCCCAGGGCGTGCAGTCCCTGTTCGACTATCTTCCCGGTCGTGACCCTGAGGAGACCCCACCTGTAGCCACTTTCAGGGAGGATGAGCTTCAGGTCGAGACCGGTGCCAAGGACTGAGACCAGGTCTGCATGTTGGCGCGATGTGGTCTCTATGGTGAACAAGAACTCTGGAGGAGATTGATGGAATCGGGGAAGAAAGAGAATGAGAGATCAGGTCATTCCGAGATGGTTCCCATCTTCGTCATGGGCAAGAGGTACGACGTCCCCGCGTCTCTGACCATCCAGAAGGCGATGGAGTATGCGGGATATCAGTGGATCCGGGGATGCGGATGCCGAGGAGGCATCTGCGGTGCCTGTGCGACGGTATACAGGTTTCCCGAGAGCTACAAGATCGAGGTGGGTCTTGCCTGCCAGACCGTGGTTCAACCCAACATGTACATTACCCAGATTCCTTTCTTTCCGGCTGTCAAGAAGACCTATGACCTGGAGAAACTCACTCCGACCCTGGAAACCCTGGTCAAGTTGTATCCGGAGACATTACGGTGCCTCCAGTGCAACGTGTGCACGAAGTCCTGCCCCATGGACATTCAGGTGATGGATTACATGGCGGCGGCGATGCGTGGCGACATTGAGAGAGTCGCCGAATTGTCCTTCAGCTGCGTCATGTGCGGCCTCTGTACCTCTCGTTGTCCTGCCGAGATCTGTCAGTACAACATTGCGATTCTTGCCAGACGGCTCTACGGAAAGTATATGACCCCCAAGGCCGAACATCTCCAGGCAGTGATTGAGGAGATAACAAAGGGCCGCTACGACTCGATGATGACGGAGCTCATGGAGACCGATGAAGAGAGACTCAAGAAGCTCTATACGGAAAGGGAGATTGAGCCCGAGGAGGCCGATGAAATGTGGACTCCGAAAGACACTTCCCGTCTCTGAGACGGCCGTACAGGTAATAGCGGAGGATTCACCATGTCCTACACCGAGGAACTCAAGAGACTCATAAAGAGGGTGGAAGCCACCCGTATGGCCCGGGTGGAGCGGAAGAGGAGGGGAGAGGAGTACCCCATGCTCTCCCTGGCGGAGAGGGAGGAACGGCTCAGGAAGTACCACCCTGATTTTGTTGAAGGAGCTCGAAGGGAGATCCGGGTGGGACCCAACAAGGGTTATGCCATCTCTCCCGAAATCGCCGATCTTCTTGAGAGCAGGAGCCGGATCGATCCGGACAAGGTAGATCTTTCACGGATCGACTACGAGACAGACGTTTTGATTCTCGGAGGGGGAGGAGCCGGGACTTCTGCGGCCCTGGTCGCTCAGGAGCAAGGTGCCAAGGTAATACTCGCCACCAAGCTCCGCCATGGTGACGCCAACACCATGATGGCTGAGGGTGGAATTCAGGCTGCCTCCAAAGGGACCAAGGATTCACCCTACTTTCACTATCTCGACATAATGGGCGGCGGCCATTTCAAGAATGTTCCGGAACTGGTCAGGACCCTCGTCATGGAGGCGCCCCGTGTTCTCGGCTGGCTCGAGGATTTGGGGTGCATGTTCTCAAAATTCGAGGACGGCCGGCTGAAGACGCTTCATGGGGGAGGAACCTGCCGAAAGCGGATGCACTATGCAGCCGATATCACAGGGGCAGAGATTATGCGGACTCTCAGGGATGAGGCGAGGAACCGGGCAGAGGACATTACCGTGCTCGAGTTCGTTCCGGCTGTTGAGTTGATCCTGAACGAACGCGGCCACTGTGCAGGGGCTCTTCTGTATAATCTGGAGACCGAGGAGTATCTTGTCGTGAAAGCCAAGGCCGTGGTCATAGCCACAGGTGGATCTGGACGCCTCCACATTCAGGGGTTTATGACGACCAACCATTACGGGGCGACCGGAGACGGTCTGATTCTGGGTTACAGGGTCGGTGTGAAGGTCTGCTTTCTCCACACCGTCCAGTACCATCCCACCGGTGCGGTCTTTCCCGAGCAGGCCGAGGGGCTTCTCATCACCGAGAAGTTTCGGGGGGCCGGGGCCAACATACTCAACATCGACGGAGAGCAGTTCGTCTACGAGAGGGAACCCCGCGACGTGGAGTCTGCCTGTTTCATCCGCGAGTGTACGGAGGTGGGCAAGGGTGTGCCCACACCGACGGGCAAGTTCGGTGTCTGGCTCGATTCACCTATGATCGACATTCTCAGGGGGGCGGGAACCGTGGAGAAGGAGTTCCCTGGAAAGCATATCCTCTTCAAGCGCTATGGGATAGACATCTCAAAGGAGCCGATGCTGGTCTACCCCACCCTTCACTACCAGAATGGAGGACTCGAGATCACGGCTGAGTGCGAGACCACGGTTCCGGGACTCTACGTGAGCGGAGAGGTGAGTGGGGGGGTTCACGGGGAGAATCGACTCATGGGGAATTCCCTGCTCGATGTGACGGTCTTCGGAAGGATTGCGGGGAAGAATGCGGCTGTCTATGCAAGGGAGAAGGCCGAGGACGCTCCCCTCACCCTGGATCATGTGAAGCGTCACCACAAGGAAATCGAGGAGGCCGGGATCGAGACCGGCCAGATTTCACCGATGCTGCTGCCAGACTATTCCAATCCAGAGGTCAGAAAGAAACAGCTTACGGCCCATTACCAGGGCACGATCCGCTGACACTCAGAGAGGGTTGATGGTTTTTGGGGCCGGTTTCTTGCCCCGTTTTTTTATTTGTGGGATAAATAAGGAGAGGGTTTCTTACTCTTCTCGGACTATTCGAGGTGAATCATCGGTGAAGATACACGAATACCAGGCCAAGGCTATTTTTAGGAATTTCGGGATACCGGTGCCGGCAGGAGATATGGCGGAATCTCCAGGAAAGGCTCGCCAGATCGCTACGTCTCTGGGCGGAGATAGGATCGTCGTAAAGGCCCAGATCCATGCAGGCGGGCGCGGCAAGGGGGGTGGTGTCCGGATTGTCGGCACCCCGAAAGAGGCTGAAGAGGCCGCGGGTGAGATGCTCGGCATGAGACTGGTAACCCCCCAGACTGGCCCCCGGGGAAAGACGGTGCGAAAGGTTCTCGTTGAGGAGGGCGTGAAGATCCGTTCGGAAATCTACCTGGCCGTGACGGTCGACAGAAGCGCTCGATGTGTTGTGCTGATGGGCTCTGAGGTTGGTGGCGTCGAGATCGAGAAGACCGCCCGTGAGACACCGGAAAAGATAGTGACGGAGCGGGTCGATCCTACCATCGGCCTCAGGCCTTTTCAGGCTTTTCGTCTCGCCTTGAGGCTGAATCTTCCCTTGAATCTGGTAAGAAAGACGGCATCCGTCATATCCGGGCTGTACAGGGTGTTTAATGAGTTGGATTGTTCCCTAGCTGAAATCAATCCACTGGTTATAACGCAGGAAGACGAGCCTGTTGCTCTGGACGGGAAGATCAACTTTGATGACAATGCCCTTTTCCGCCACCCAGAGGCCAAGGAGTTCCGGGACACGGGTGAGGAAGAGCCGCTCGAAGTGGAGGCATCCAAATTCAACCTCAACTATATCAAGCTGGATGGAAACGTGGGCTGCATGGTCAATGGCGCCGGCCTGGCCATGGCGACGATGGACATGATCAAGCTTGTTGGAGGAGAACCCGCCAATTTCTTGGACGTCGGCGGGGGAGCGACGGCCGAGATGGTCAAAGAGGGCCTCAGGATTATCCTCTCAGATCCCAATGTCGAGGCTGTTCTCATAAACATATTCGGGGGAATTCTGAGATGCGACGTCCTGGCCAGGGGCCTTGTTAAGGCGGCCGAAGAGGTCGCGATAGACCTCCCCGTTGTTGTTCGGCTGGAAGGGACCAATGTGGAAGAGGGGCGGAGGATTCTAGGAGAGTCAGGGCTCAACCTTATCACAGCGATGGATATGAATGATGCCGCCGAGAAAGTAATGGCCTCTCTAAGGGGGTCGGTCCACGGCGGCTCATAGTCTCGCCCGCGGTGGGGATTGGATTAGAGGGACTCGGGCGGAGCCGGCGCCTGGTCTCGGAACCCGCCGTGTCGTATCCTGCACTTGAAGGCCTGCGTGGAGTTGCGGGCTTCGAGTTTCACCGAGAGCCTCCAGAAGGAGAATGTGGCCTTGAGTATTCTCATCGACAGCAGTACCCGCGTACTGGTTCAAGGAATCACCGGCAGGGAGGGGATGTTCCATACTCGCCGGATGGTGGAATACGGGACGGAGGTAGTTTCAGGAGTAACGCCTGGCAAGGGCGGGCTGAAGATCGACGGGATTCCGGTTTTCGATACGGTA
The window above is part of the Deltaproteobacteria bacterium genome. Proteins encoded here:
- a CDS encoding hydrogenase iron-sulfur subunit produces the protein MSEFEPRIVAFLCHWCTYTGADLAGTTRQQYPPNIRIIHLMCSGAVDTIYVLKALIDGADGVLIGGCHPGDCHYQTGNYKARRRVAILKNILSQLGYDPERIWLRWISASEGKLFADTVTQMVEELKQKGPNPIKKMWAL
- a CDS encoding Coenzyme F420 hydrogenase/dehydrogenase, beta subunit C-terminal domain, translating into MKAAILSVENGDPLAALRGFLRRLLETRMVGMILVPKALPSGAGFVQTLIRDPAMLDDVHPVAPTMPVQSARILSGLTVGDPGERIGAVLKPCELRAAVELTKFLQVKLDHLVTIGVDCPGTYEVEDYARVAGEKGAGDSLWEGMVRGVKTGRLDGQEEEGIALRLACRICENPVPVNADITFGFFGHDPSREIEVIVGERVVGEFEERGIIGLSSEESSERGQVISQLKEERIRKRDEVFGRFRQQTTDLQALMSTFSTCVRCHNCMVACPICYCKECVFRTPTFEHQSNQFVRWADRKGGIQMPTDTLIFHLTRLAHMATSCIGCGLCDSACPSGLPVMTLFRTVAQGVQSLFDYLPGRDPEETPPVATFREDELQVETGAKD
- a CDS encoding 4Fe-4S dicluster domain-containing protein, giving the protein MESGKKENERSGHSEMVPIFVMGKRYDVPASLTIQKAMEYAGYQWIRGCGCRGGICGACATVYRFPESYKIEVGLACQTVVQPNMYITQIPFFPAVKKTYDLEKLTPTLETLVKLYPETLRCLQCNVCTKSCPMDIQVMDYMAAAMRGDIERVAELSFSCVMCGLCTSRCPAEICQYNIAILARRLYGKYMTPKAEHLQAVIEEITKGRYDSMMTELMETDEERLKKLYTEREIEPEEADEMWTPKDTSRL
- a CDS encoding FAD-binding protein, whose amino-acid sequence is MSYTEELKRLIKRVEATRMARVERKRRGEEYPMLSLAEREERLRKYHPDFVEGARREIRVGPNKGYAISPEIADLLESRSRIDPDKVDLSRIDYETDVLILGGGGAGTSAALVAQEQGAKVILATKLRHGDANTMMAEGGIQAASKGTKDSPYFHYLDIMGGGHFKNVPELVRTLVMEAPRVLGWLEDLGCMFSKFEDGRLKTLHGGGTCRKRMHYAADITGAEIMRTLRDEARNRAEDITVLEFVPAVELILNERGHCAGALLYNLETEEYLVVKAKAVVIATGGSGRLHIQGFMTTNHYGATGDGLILGYRVGVKVCFLHTVQYHPTGAVFPEQAEGLLITEKFRGAGANILNIDGEQFVYEREPRDVESACFIRECTEVGKGVPTPTGKFGVWLDSPMIDILRGAGTVEKEFPGKHILFKRYGIDISKEPMLVYPTLHYQNGGLEITAECETTVPGLYVSGEVSGGVHGENRLMGNSLLDVTVFGRIAGKNAAVYAREKAEDAPLTLDHVKRHHKEIEEAGIETGQISPMLLPDYSNPEVRKKQLTAHYQGTIR
- the sucC gene encoding ADP-forming succinate--CoA ligase subunit beta, with protein sequence MKIHEYQAKAIFRNFGIPVPAGDMAESPGKARQIATSLGGDRIVVKAQIHAGGRGKGGGVRIVGTPKEAEEAAGEMLGMRLVTPQTGPRGKTVRKVLVEEGVKIRSEIYLAVTVDRSARCVVLMGSEVGGVEIEKTARETPEKIVTERVDPTIGLRPFQAFRLALRLNLPLNLVRKTASVISGLYRVFNELDCSLAEINPLVITQEDEPVALDGKINFDDNALFRHPEAKEFRDTGEEEPLEVEASKFNLNYIKLDGNVGCMVNGAGLAMATMDMIKLVGGEPANFLDVGGGATAEMVKEGLRIILSDPNVEAVLINIFGGILRCDVLARGLVKAAEEVAIDLPVVVRLEGTNVEEGRRILGESGLNLITAMDMNDAAEKVMASLRGSVHGGS